AAAGCCCGAGGGTGGATGTCAAGTTGGCTCATTCCCCCTATAAATAGTCAAGTGTCCTCAGTCTGTTCAGAAGCGTTCGCCTTGTACACTTATCTGACCATAATCCGCTTTACCTGACCATCTCCCCCCAATGTCATCGGTGATCGTCTTTGGCCCCACTGGTGGGGTTGCCTCTGTCGCGGCACTCACTGCCCGAGAGCATGGAGCTAAGGTTTTCCTGGCTATGCGAGACACCCAGAAGCGAATTTCTGGATTGAGTACAaaacaagaacaagaaggtGGATTTAAAAGAATTCAAGCCGATTTGACCAACCCCGACTCCGTCGCTGCAGCCGTCAAAGCATCGGGGGCAAAGCGTGCATTCACATATGTTGCTTTCGGGACCTCTGATCACATGAGAGCAGCCTTTGCGGCAATGAAGTTAGCCGGCATTGAATTTGTTGTCTTCCTCAGCAGTTACACCATCACAGGAGAGCCAAAAGATGTTGCTCCTGCTGACCTCATCCCTTACATTCATGCGCAGGTTGAGATCAGTCTCGACGAAACGTTTGGACCGGAAAACTATGTTGCTTTGAGACCCGGTGGCTTTATCACGAACTTGCTACGCTTCAAAAAGGGAATCCAAGCTGGTGAAGTGAGAATCTGGGCGCCTAGTTTCCAATTTGATTGCATCACACCCGGCGACATGGGCCGTGTGGGCGGCACGATCTTAGTACATGGCCCAAAGAATGACCAGACGAAGGTGTATTTATATGGTCCACAGGTCATCGCCCAAGGAGACGCAATTGTGGCCATTGGGAAGATCGTCGGCAAAGACGTCAAGCTTACTCTCATCAACGAGGAGGAGGCCTTGGGCCATTATATTGCGGGTGGAATTCCTAAGCCATTGGGGGAATACATGATCCGAAAGTCTGCAAGCACATCGAATGAGCTTACGGACCGCGCATGCTACCAAACTGGGGTGGAAAATGTGGAGCTGTATACGGGAAAGCCTTCAACAAAGTTCGAAGACTGGGTGGAAGCAAACAAGGGACTTTTTAGCGCCTAAATCTTAGAGGAGctttctgcttttttttgcctgGGGGAACTACATGATATACGGTGACGAGATGTGATGCGTATTGTTGTCTAGCTTTGCAAGGTTTCTGATTATCTGATATTCTGGTGGACTCACAACGAAAGTACCGCATGAAAACACAGAACTTGGTTGAATTATAGAATCAATTGCACATTTAATTCCAGGCGTTAACCAAAAAAGCGATTCAATACGACCGTGAAGCAATTTCTCATACTTCGGACTTCTAGGGTGGTACGCTAAGCCTAATTTGGGGAGGCAAACTGCTAACCATTGCGGGTATGCGGGTATCATTTTTCCCGGGGTCCCTGTCTTGAATTAATCATGTACTCTTTGCGTTGGACCTTGAGCCATGAGAAACGATGATCGGCGTTCTGCATCGCCTGCAACACGCAGAAATGGCACTTTGCAGTCGTGTGAACCATGTCGGAGATCTAAACAGCGATGTGACCATGAACGGCCGATCTGTCGCCGATGCACCGCAAAAAGAATCAGCGATAAATGTTTTTATCATCCAGCTCCGATGACTAGGCGGAGACCTTCCGATCCAGCCAAACCTACGATAGCTTCTCGTCGACTGACTAGTCAGCCAACCTCGAAGTACGCATCTCCTGCAACGGATGCTAAGCATGTACTAAAATGTAGACATAGTGCTTCTAGCCCGGGCTCAGGCTCCCTGGGGAATGGGCGTTTCTTTGCGCCATTGGAACCACCCTCGGCTCTTCCTGGATATCTTGGCTCGACAAGCTACTCTGCGATTTTAACTGAGCATCGCAATGAGATTCCGTTCGAGGCCGAAGAGAGCACAGATTCCTCTGTGGGGTTGGTGGTAGAACCCGATCGACTTCAATCCGGAGTTGATGTACTGCGGTTTTTGTACAATCTCGCAGTGTGTGATATGCTGATCGCACGATTCTATGTTCGGACATGGAGTAACATCGTACCTAAGAGGGTAATGGACGAAATTCTGCGCTCGGTGCGCGACATGTTTGACGGGTTTTCCAATGATCCAACGATGCAACTACAGGAGCTGGCGAATCAAATTTTTCAAAATACCTCCCGCCCGATGCGGACGCACAAGTCTATGTCAGTTGAGGAGTATTGTGCCTCTTTTACCGGTCGCAACCTCCGCTGGGAGGCCCTCGGGTCCATCTTCACTCTTTGCGGAATGCAATTGGTCATTACGCTAGACAACGACCCCGACATTACGCAGGGCTCAGATGACCCTCAAGCAAAAGACCGGTTACTTGAGCAGATGACTGTGATCAGTACCATATGCCTTGGTTTCTGTGACCAGACATCGTCGGCAAACGAATTACTGGCAATGCTACAATTCAATGATGTTATGTTGCGAACACAACAATATGGTGATTCCAGTAAGACTTCCCCTATTTGTGTGATCTCATTTCCTATCAATTCACTGATCATCTATTAGGCTATCAGGCATGGCGTCGATTGGGCGACCTGGTATCTACAATTTATGCAGCTGGACTACACTTAGAAACTAATGGTGCTGATAATTGCCCATTCTTTCTTCGCCAGTGGCGGATGCGCTGCTTTGTTGCTTCCTTCTATATGGACAAAATGATAGCAACATTTGTTGGGCGACCGCCACTGATGAATGGTCGATTCTGCACACTTGCTGCTCCATTGGATCTGAGCGACGAGGTCCTGGTAGCAGGTGGAGACGTCCTTAGCAAGGCTATCTCAGAGCTAAACAGCGCCGGATGGAATAGTCAAGGGAAGTTACACCCTGTAACCCCAACCCGCCTACGCTTTCAACTGGCTATCATTCGGGAAGAAACTCTTGAGGTTGTACTGGGGACTCGCGAACAACACAATCTAATCCAGAAGTCTGAGTAAGTAAATCTTCTCATCCCAGTTCTAGGTTTTCTGGGTGCTGACACGATTCTTATACAACAGAGAAATACAAGCAAAATCGCGCGCCATGTGGCAATCCACTCCGGATCAGCTTCGATATGACCGGCGATCGAACGACCATTACCATGATGGGTGGCTTACTATTGTCTATTTCTATTTGGACTATCTATATACTTGCTTTCTGCTGTATCGAGCAGTCGTCAAGCACACAAACACAGGACAAGCGGATCTCTGCGACGTGTCTCGCCGGGTGCTAGCCATCGTCATTCAGATTAATTCGTTCCGAACCCCAATGGTCGATCTAGACCGGCACTTTTCTTGGATCGTATGTTAGCCGCGTTTGCCATTCATGGGAGAGAAACTCTTACTGAGATTTGCA
The nucleotide sequence above comes from Penicillium digitatum chromosome 1, complete sequence. Encoded proteins:
- a CDS encoding NAD(P)-binding domain, producing the protein MSSVIVFGPTGGVASVAALTAREHGAKVFLAMRDTQKRISGLSTKQEQEGGFKRIQADLTNPDSVAAAVKASGAKRAFTYVAFGTSDHMRAAFAAMKLAGIEFVVFLSSYTITGEPKDVAPADLIPYIHAQVEISLDETFGPENYVALRPGGFITNLLRFKKGIQAGEVRIWAPSFQFDCITPGDMGRVGGTILVHGPKNDQTKVYLYGPQVIAQGDAIVAIGKIVGKDVKLTLINEEEALGHYIAGGIPKPLGEYMIRKSASTSNELTDRACYQTGVENVELYTGKPSTKFEDWVEANKGLFSA
- a CDS encoding Zn(2)-C6 fungal-type DNA-binding domain; the encoded protein is MTRRRPSDPAKPTIASRRLTSQPTSNASSPGSGSLGNGRFFAPLEPPSALPGYLGSTSYSAILTEHRNEIPFEAEESTDSSVGLVVEPDRLQSGVDVLRFLYNLAVCDMLIARFYVRTWSNIVPKRVMDEILRSVRDMFDGFSNDPTMQLQELANQIFQNTSRPMRTHKSMSVEEYCASFTGRNLRWEALGSIFTLCGMQLVITLDNDPDITQGSDDPQAKDRLLEQMTVISTICLGFCDQTSSANELLAMLQFNDVMLRTQQYGDSSYQAWRRLGDLVSTIYAAGLHLETNGADNCPFFLRQWRMRCFVASFYMDKMIATFVGRPPLMNGRFCTLAAPLDLSDEVLVAGGDVLSKAISELNSAGWNSQGKLHPVTPTRLRFQLAIIREETLEVVLGTREQHNLIQKSEEIQAKSRAMWQSTPDQLRYDRRSNDHYHDGWLTIVYFYLDYLYTCFLLYRAVVKHTNTGQADLCDVSRRVLAIVIQINSFRTPMVDLDRHFSWIVLTYGVPSASVLLLELLQQSHEPGPHAVPLPRAELIRNLSVFISFLSWVAGPGHGNYHTCKEAEKKLSRILDQLLDPQPVQQHVVDDVTTGLDNFLNWSNYNTIWDFNTDYMPLTEGFAP